A window of Zingiber officinale cultivar Zhangliang chromosome 5A, Zo_v1.1, whole genome shotgun sequence contains these coding sequences:
- the LOC121980803 gene encoding subtilisin-like protease SBT3.9, whose translation MGSISLSSLILLLVLLCFQSIFLTVKASSDKVYIVYLGERKHDDPELVTESHSRMLTSVLGSKEEALRSIVYSYRHGFSGFAAKLSKSQAQKIAELPEVISVKPSRTGKLLTTRSWDFLGVNYFESSGLLHKANYGENIIIGVIDSGVWPESKSFSDDGYSPVPTRWKGKCVPGEAFDAHNCSRKLIGARYYTRGVAPELLQGVYLSARDSNIHGTHVASIAAGNVVPNVDVVGMPAGAARGGAPRARVAMYKACWAGGTCVEAAVIKAIDDAIHDGVDLISMSIRGLGYPLETLHAVMKGIPVILAGGNDGPTPMTVTNEVPWAITVAATTIDRSFPTAFALGDGQKLMGQSLFRNRTKNLELVAPDCSNGTLEGLKVKGKMVFCYDPFNSEGFLPTKTLPDAISAVLDKGAKGLIFAQYPFNHIEDLAPCVLARIPCILVDFEIAQRISDYLDGSRTQPVVKIMPTQYSIGREAAPRVTSFSSRGPSARQPEILKPDIAAPGNAIIGACEDKFVVLSGTSMAAPHVSAVVALLKVIHPHWSPAAIKSALVTTASVTDAHGMPLVAEGIPRKLADPFDFGGGQVNPNKAVDPGLIYDIDPRYNYGKISCNKGVSIDANCPFKFNEPLHNLNLPSIALPYLKKELIVTRTVTNVADDARAVYKAIVEAPAGVRMVVQPSTLVFDANAKVKTFNVTFTAIHRVQGIYRFGSLAWHDSAAHFVRIPIAVRTVIEDLYADTS comes from the exons ATGGGTAGCATATCACTTTCCTCCCTTATCCTTCTCCTTGTTTTGCTCTGCTTCCAATCGATTTTTCTTACAGTGAAAGCATCATCAGATAAG GTATATATTGTTTACTTGGGAGAAAGGAAGCATGATGATCCGGAGCTCGTCACGGAATCGCACAGTCGAATGCTCACTTCTGTTCTTGGCAG CAAAGAGGAAGCACTCAGATCCATCGTCTACAGCTATCGACATGGATTCTCTGGTTTTGCAGCGAAGCTGTCGAAGTCTCAAGCTCAGAAAATTGCAG AATTGCCAGAGGTGATAAGCGTGAAGCCAAGTCGGACGGGGAAACTGCTGACAACGCGCAGTTGGGACTTCCTCGGCGTCAACTATTTCGAATCTTCCGGCTTACTGCACAAGGCAAACTACGGCGAGAATATCATCATTGGAGTCATAGATTCAG GTGTGTGGCCGGAGTCGAAGAGCTTCAGCGATGACGGCTACAGCCCGGTGCCGACGCGGTGGAAGGGGAAGTGCGTGCCCGGCGAAGCTTTCGACGCCCACAACTGCAGCCGCAAACTCATCGGCGCCCGCTACTACACGCGTGGAGTCGCCCCCGAGCTCTTGCAGGGCGTCTACCTCTCCGCGCGCGACTCCAATATCCACGGGACGCACGTCGCCTCCATCGCGGCTGGCAACGTTGTGCCCAACGTCGACGTGGTCGGGATGCCCGCTGGCGCCGCCCGCGGCGGCGCTCCCCGCGCGCGCGTCGCGATGTACAAGGCTTGCTGGGCTGGCGGCACGTGCGTCGAGGCCGCCGTGATCAAGGCCATCGACGACGCAATCCACGACGGGGTCGACTTGATCTCGATGTCGATTAGGGGGCTCGGGTACCCCTTGGAGACGCTGCACGCGGTGATGAAGGGGATCCCGGTGATCCTCGCCGGCGGAAACGACGGCCCGACGCCGATGACGGTCACCAACGAGGTGCCATGGGCGATCACAGTGGCAGCAACGACCATCGACCGCTCTTTTCCGACGGCCTTTGCCCTTGGAGACGGCCAAAAACTAATG GGACAATCATTGTTCAGAAACAGGACGAAGAATCTTGAATTAGTAGCCCCAGA CTGCTCCAACGGGACACTCGAAGGCCTCAAGGTAAAGGGAAAAATGGTATTTTGTTACGATCCTTTCAACTCGGAAGGCTTCCTGCCGACGAAGACGCTGCCGGATGCTATCTCTGCAGTGTTGGATAAGGGAGCCAAAGGGCTCATCTTTGCACAGTATCCTTTCAATCACATCGAAGATCTTGCCCCATGCGTTCTTGCACGCATTCCCTGTATTCTGGTCGACTTCGAGATCGCACAACGCATCTCAGATTACTTAGACGGCTCAAG GACTCAGCCGGTAGTGAAAATAATGCCGACGCAATATTCGATCGGCCGAGAGGCGGCACCTAGGGTCACGTCATTCTCTTCGAGAGGACCAAGTGCAAGGCAACCTGAGATACTCAAA CCCGACATAGCTGCGCCGGGAAACGCTATAATTGGAGCGTGCGAGGATAAGTTTGTTGTCCTTTCAGGAACATCCATGGCCGCTCCTCATGTCTCTGCTGTAGTTGCATTGCTCAAGGTCATCCACCCCCACTGGTCTCCCGCTGCAATCAAATCAGCACTAGTCACTACAG CGTCCGTGACTGATGCGCACGGAATGCCGTTGGTGGCTGAGGGAATTCCTCGTAAATTGGCTGATCCTTTCGACTTCGGTGGAGGCCAAGTGAACCCAAACAAAGCTGTGGATCCAGGCCTCATCTACGACATTGACCCACGGTACAACTATGGAAAAATCAGTTGCAACAAAGGTGTATCCATTGATGCAAACTGCCCGTTCAAGTTCAACGAACCCTTGCACAATCTCAATCTCCCCTCCATTGCACTCCCTTACCTGAAGAAGGAGCTCATCGTGACGCGCACAGTCACCAACGTGGCCGATGATGCACGTGCAGTGTACAAGGCCATCGTAGAGGCCCCGGCAGGTGTAAGAATGGTGGTGCAGCCGTCGACTTTGGTGTTTGATGCAAATGCGAAGGTGAAGACCTTCAACGTGACCTTCACCGCAATCCATAGGGTGCAGGGAATCTACCGCTTTGGGAGCTTAGCTTGGCACGATAGCGCTGCTCATTTTGTGAGGATCCCCATTGCAGTGCGTACGGTGATTGAGGATTTGTATGCCGACACTTCTTAA